A single region of the Anaerolineales bacterium genome encodes:
- the mtnP gene encoding S-methyl-5'-thioadenosine phosphorylase encodes MPELTDLTTITPVTPYGKPSDAITIGTLHGVRVAFLPRHGRGHVFQPSEIPYRANLYALKAIGVTHVIGVSACGSLREDYAPGHVCIPDNLYDNTKDERGRSFFERGIVAHVSVADPFCPDLSRILAEATSESGGVAHSGGTFVTIEGPRFSTKAESNLYRQMGFSIIGMTTSPEAFLAREAELCYAVMAHITDYDVWHEEHVSVEMVMKQFQANITLAQRAVSLAVKKLLVAARACTCENALQGSFATSKDRITPELRERLRPIIGKYFA; translated from the coding sequence ATGCCCGAACTCACCGATCTGACCACGATCACGCCCGTCACCCCCTATGGCAAACCAAGCGACGCCATCACCATTGGGACGCTGCATGGTGTCCGCGTGGCGTTCTTGCCTCGTCATGGGCGCGGGCATGTCTTTCAGCCAAGCGAAATCCCCTATCGGGCGAACCTCTATGCCCTGAAAGCGATTGGCGTGACGCATGTCATTGGGGTGAGCGCCTGCGGATCGCTGCGCGAGGATTACGCGCCGGGGCATGTATGCATCCCCGATAATCTCTATGACAATACGAAAGACGAACGCGGACGCAGTTTCTTCGAGCGCGGGATTGTCGCCCATGTCAGCGTTGCCGATCCCTTCTGCCCCGATCTCAGCCGTATTCTTGCCGAGGCAACCAGCGAATCAGGGGGGGTTGCCCACAGCGGCGGGACGTTCGTCACCATCGAGGGACCGCGCTTCAGCACAAAAGCAGAGAGCAATCTTTACCGTCAGATGGGCTTTTCGATTATCGGCATGACCACCTCGCCAGAGGCGTTCCTCGCCCGCGAAGCCGAACTGTGCTATGCGGTTATGGCGCACATCACCGATTACGATGTGTGGCATGAGGAACATGTGAGCGTTGAGATGGTCATGAAGCAGTTTCAAGCGAACATCACCCTTGCCCAACGGGCGGTGTCGCTCGCCGTGAAGAAGCTCCTTGTCGCAGCTAGGGCGTGTACCTGTGAAAACGCGCTGCAAGGGTCATTCGCCACCAGCAAAGATCGCATCACACCCGAACTACGCGAACGGCTGCGCCCAATCATCGGTAAATATTTCGCCTGA
- a CDS encoding DMT family transporter, with protein sequence MVTFLARGKPSTANAALLIMILAAACWGLGTVLSKFTLEHIPPITLMVIELSASCSLLWAMLIASGGHKGLRWKTIRRGWAGILEPGSAFALCAVGLTMTSATNASLIGVTEPVIVVILAACFLRERTSRRLLTFVGLALAGTLFISGSEGGAGGTDTLMGNALVLGSAACAALYTIVTRRAAQSVPPLTLAALQQSFGLAFVILLLPLEWVGNGGTAWASVRAGFSLESLLWAALTGIIGSGLAFLLYLSALRYVTATQAALVMTAIPLFGVAGAVVLLGEVLTAVHIVGGGLIAAVLMRLRVEGHSPPPLAGERGLGGEGAEIRRNIYR encoded by the coding sequence ATGGTTACGTTTCTTGCACGCGGCAAACCAAGCACCGCCAACGCCGCGCTGCTCATCATGATTTTGGCGGCAGCCTGCTGGGGACTGGGAACTGTCCTCAGCAAATTTACCCTCGAACACATCCCCCCGATCACCCTGATGGTGATCGAACTAAGCGCCAGTTGCAGCCTGTTGTGGGCAATGTTGATCGCCAGCGGCGGGCATAAGGGGCTGAGGTGGAAAACTATCCGTCGCGGGTGGGCGGGCATCTTAGAACCTGGGAGCGCCTTCGCCCTGTGCGCCGTCGGGCTGACCATGACCAGCGCGACGAACGCCTCGCTCATTGGTGTCACAGAGCCGGTGATCGTCGTCATTTTGGCGGCGTGTTTCCTGCGCGAGCGAACCTCCCGACGTTTGTTGACGTTTGTTGGCTTGGCATTGGCGGGAACGCTCTTTATTTCGGGGAGTGAGGGCGGCGCGGGGGGGACGGATACCCTCATGGGCAACGCGCTTGTTTTGGGGAGCGCCGCCTGTGCCGCGTTATACACCATTGTGACGCGGCGGGCGGCGCAGAGCGTCCCCCCGCTGACGCTTGCCGCTCTGCAACAAAGTTTCGGGTTGGCGTTTGTGATCCTCTTGCTGCCGCTGGAATGGGTGGGGAATGGCGGGACAGCATGGGCGAGTGTGCGGGCGGGCTTCTCCCTTGAGAGCCTTCTTTGGGCAGCCCTGACGGGGATCATCGGCAGCGGCTTGGCATTTTTGCTCTATTTATCGGCGCTGCGCTACGTGACGGCGACTCAAGCAGCGCTGGTGATGACGGCGATTCCCCTCTTTGGGGTGGCGGGGGCGGTGGTGCTGTTGGGGGAGGTCTTGACGGCAGTCCATATTGTGGGGGGTGGGCTGATCGCTGCCGTGCTGATGCGCCTGCGGGTGGAGGGACATTCACCCCCGCCCCTTGCCGGAGAGAGAGGGCTAGGGGGTGAGGGCGCAGAAATCAGGCGAAATATTTACCGATGA
- a CDS encoding protein kinase has product MTDNTGLFGKMVRGYELRRLLGAGGFGEVYLAHQAVVGRDVAVKVILPEFANQDQFITNFEAEAHLVARLEHPHIIPLYDYWRDPSGAYIIMRYVPGGNLRLRLIQKIRLSPEELTDYLDQIAGALMAAHRAGVVHRDIKPDNILLDMEDNTYLADFGIAKLLHTANASSGDSPSPARVEEGEMIVGSPAYLAPEQIMGIPVSPQTDLYALGIVLYELLTGKRPFMGDLSSTQLIFSHLNQPLPSLRSELPHLPMVGALDSVLQQATAKSPTDRFPDARAMARAFREAVQPAKPSLVSDSSLLLIDPLEHDVLFHEDDVMDHTTGERVISILLPNAENPYKGLRAFSEVDAADFFGREALIMRLLGRLVEKHALVRFLAVVGPSGSGKSSVVKAGVIPALRRNGLPGSGRWFYAEMMPGTQPLHELAAALLTVASIPQEIETLVSQFMADERGLLNALRDLSPGGNQVVLVIDQFEEAFTQARRDSEAGRFLDNIAAAINEPNSRFWVVVTLRADFYDRPLLHPTFGTLMRERTEVVLPLSAEELGQAVTGPARRVGLTLEPGLVETIVSDVGDQAGALPLLQYALTELFERRRKNTLILDSYREMGGVLGALARRADELYLSLPPEQQIAVETIFLRLVTLGEGTEDTRRRARQTEFSAAVNASLIQAVMDTFAKYRLLTFDRDPETRIPTVEVAHEALIRTWSRLREWLDTNREAIRTGRRLSAATVEWVNAGRDSSFLAEGARLGQYEALLSDSTAALSADESAYIRASAETVKRREREEKERVARELDLAKQAAQSAQAAAAAQQRNARRLRAFLLFFALGTVVMAGLGVLALRARNDSVVNEARAIENAVTATVAQGDALNSAATARANADLAANNAATATVAQGNALNSAATARANADLAANNAATATVAQGAALNNEGTAVAALKDAEISLAHANALRLASAASSIAASGRRPHLVGVLAIQALNSSPVQPALDEADNALTLPLPLPQRRLDVHNAMIADLGSDLAGRYIVSGDENGMIFLHDARTYAQIKTWSNQGIGVTALSLSPDGKYLATGGADYAIRLWSIPNGTLVYKTFFNRDLISALVWLSDSQTYFATSSDSSVTQWSVAENTPRQIQTMEWQPEGITLTPDERMLVVSGYGGVITLVDRASFEVLHEIATGSIRVGIARVVTRQMVDEAGNPINRDFLIAALDEGLIKFFELVVVGGSVDSLLMSNTLDGHVGSIYDMAISPDAHYALTAGEDGTVRLWDISDPTVSLPIRVYRAHAASVYSVQFIDRGQAFLSAGEDTVIYTWRLQEPNSSLLLGHQAAVLDVAYSVGNNLALTTAAEKDVIRAILWDVETSSARGALQTYSYPDLSADGNAVAVTSSGKGNLPHLQVYDTTTLEVIHDFSLADGAGGDIFPFEVYFVGDGKYVLLIFDDGISLWEIATGTERLVLPLEGFIGGDALAISADGSLLAVAVFNTLSVYHLPDGDILDTSLFEHEQNITSLAFSADGETLFYALTDGTLYLTTPRQLGRARRIEVRQGGITQIAASPDGAYLYALSDRTRVIQVDLKNNVGTIIRRFDVAGGLEMFALAADGSRLIMGGRERLTRFAYTDGTRTTGAICERLIALGYQDLLPKEREEFNLQTAPPTCTGFRPMGSPPPGGGSPPPGGGSPPPGGGNPPPGGGNPPPGGGSPPPGGGNPPPGVPPAITRTPGG; this is encoded by the coding sequence ATGACCGATAACACGGGACTTTTTGGCAAGATGGTGCGCGGCTATGAACTCCGCCGCTTGCTTGGCGCGGGCGGTTTTGGGGAGGTCTATCTCGCCCATCAAGCGGTTGTCGGACGTGATGTCGCCGTCAAAGTGATTTTGCCTGAATTTGCCAACCAAGATCAGTTCATCACGAACTTTGAAGCGGAGGCACATCTTGTCGCCCGCCTTGAACACCCGCACATCATCCCCCTCTACGATTATTGGCGTGATCCAAGCGGCGCGTACATCATCATGCGCTATGTCCCTGGCGGCAACCTGCGTCTGCGTTTGATCCAAAAAATACGCCTTTCTCCCGAAGAACTGACCGACTACCTCGATCAGATTGCTGGTGCGCTTATGGCGGCGCACCGCGCAGGCGTTGTCCACCGCGACATCAAGCCCGATAACATCTTGCTCGATATGGAAGATAACACTTACCTTGCCGATTTTGGTATTGCCAAGCTGCTTCATACGGCGAATGCCTCGTCGGGCGATAGCCCATCCCCGGCACGGGTTGAGGAAGGCGAGATGATCGTTGGCTCACCCGCTTACCTTGCCCCCGAACAAATCATGGGCATTCCCGTTTCCCCCCAAACCGATTTGTATGCGTTGGGCATTGTCCTTTACGAACTGCTGACGGGGAAGCGCCCTTTTATGGGCGATCTCAGTTCGACCCAACTCATTTTTAGCCATTTAAATCAGCCGCTCCCCTCGCTCCGTTCCGAACTCCCCCATCTGCCAATGGTGGGAGCGCTGGACAGCGTTTTACAACAAGCGACGGCAAAATCGCCAACAGACCGTTTTCCCGATGCGCGGGCGATGGCGCGTGCTTTTCGGGAGGCAGTCCAGCCAGCAAAACCGTCATTGGTGAGCGACTCGTCACTGCTCTTGATCGATCCCTTAGAACATGATGTGTTGTTTCACGAAGATGATGTGATGGATCATACGACGGGGGAGCGGGTGATCAGCATTCTGCTGCCCAACGCTGAAAACCCCTACAAAGGCTTACGCGCCTTTAGCGAGGTGGACGCCGCCGACTTCTTCGGGCGCGAGGCACTCATCATGCGCTTGCTTGGGCGGCTGGTCGAAAAACACGCCCTTGTCCGGTTTTTAGCAGTGGTTGGTCCTAGCGGGTCGGGAAAGTCAAGCGTGGTGAAGGCAGGGGTGATTCCCGCGCTGCGACGAAACGGCTTGCCCGGCTCAGGGCGCTGGTTCTACGCCGAGATGATGCCCGGCACACAGCCCCTTCACGAATTGGCGGCGGCGCTGCTGACGGTTGCCAGTATCCCCCAAGAGATCGAAACCCTTGTCAGCCAATTTATGGCGGATGAGCGCGGCTTGCTAAACGCCCTGCGTGATCTTTCGCCGGGGGGTAATCAGGTCGTCTTGGTCATTGATCAATTCGAGGAAGCCTTTACCCAAGCCCGCAGAGATTCCGAGGCGGGGCGCTTTTTAGACAACATCGCCGCCGCCATCAACGAGCCGAACAGCCGCTTTTGGGTGGTCGTCACGCTCCGCGCCGATTTCTATGATCGTCCGCTGCTGCACCCCACCTTTGGAACGCTGATGCGCGAACGGACGGAAGTTGTCCTCCCCCTTTCTGCCGAGGAACTAGGGCAGGCGGTCACTGGTCCCGCCCGCCGCGTTGGGCTAACCCTAGAGCCCGGGCTGGTTGAGACGATTGTGAGCGATGTGGGCGATCAGGCGGGGGCGCTGCCCCTCTTGCAATATGCGCTTACCGAACTTTTTGAGCGGCGGCGGAAAAATACCCTCATCTTAGACTCGTATCGGGAGATGGGAGGGGTGTTAGGGGCGCTTGCCCGCCGCGCCGATGAACTCTATCTGAGCCTTCCCCCCGAACAGCAGATTGCCGTAGAGACGATTTTCTTGCGGTTGGTGACGCTTGGCGAAGGCACAGAAGATACACGCCGCCGCGCCCGTCAGACGGAATTCAGCGCGGCAGTCAATGCCTCCCTGATCCAAGCCGTGATGGATACCTTTGCCAAGTATCGCCTGCTCACCTTTGACCGCGACCCCGAAACGCGCATCCCAACAGTGGAGGTTGCCCACGAAGCGCTTATCCGCACATGGTCTCGCCTGCGGGAGTGGCTGGATACAAACCGCGAGGCAATCCGCACCGGACGGCGGCTCTCTGCGGCAACGGTGGAATGGGTGAACGCCGGACGGGACAGTAGTTTCCTTGCCGAAGGAGCGCGGCTAGGGCAGTACGAAGCGCTCCTCAGCGACTCCACCGCCGCCCTCAGCGCTGATGAAAGCGCCTATATCCGTGCCAGCGCCGAAACAGTGAAGCGCCGCGAACGCGAGGAAAAAGAACGTGTCGCCCGTGAACTGGACTTGGCAAAACAAGCGGCGCAATCGGCACAGGCAGCCGCCGCCGCCCAACAGCGCAATGCACGCCGTTTGCGGGCGTTTTTGCTCTTTTTCGCCCTCGGCACGGTTGTTATGGCAGGGTTAGGCGTTTTGGCCTTACGCGCTCGCAATGATTCCGTTGTGAACGAGGCACGCGCCATTGAGAATGCCGTCACTGCCACAGTGGCACAAGGCGACGCCTTGAACAGCGCCGCCACCGCAAGGGCAAATGCCGACCTCGCCGCGAATAATGCGGCAACGGCAACAGTAGCACAGGGCAACGCCCTGAACAGCGCCGCCACCGCAAGGGCAAATGCCGACCTCGCCGCGAATAATGCGGCAACGGCAACAGTAGCACAGGGCGCAGCGCTGAACAACGAAGGGACGGCTGTTGCCGCCCTGAAAGATGCGGAAATAAGCCTTGCCCACGCCAACGCGCTGCGCTTGGCGTCGGCGGCAAGCAGTATCGCCGCGTCGGGGCGACGCCCTCACTTGGTTGGCGTTTTGGCGATTCAAGCCTTGAATTCGTCGCCCGTTCAACCCGCACTGGATGAGGCGGATAACGCCCTCACTCTACCGCTGCCGCTCCCCCAACGGCGGCTTGACGTTCATAACGCCATGATCGCTGACCTAGGCAGCGATTTAGCCGGGCGCTATATCGTCAGCGGCGACGAGAATGGGATGATTTTCCTTCACGACGCCCGCACTTATGCCCAGATCAAGACGTGGTCAAATCAGGGGATAGGAGTCACCGCGTTGTCACTTTCTCCCGATGGGAAGTACCTTGCCACCGGAGGGGCAGATTACGCCATTCGCCTATGGAGCATCCCTAATGGGACATTAGTGTACAAAACGTTTTTTAATCGAGACCTGATCTCCGCACTGGTATGGCTTTCGGATAGCCAGACCTATTTTGCCACCAGCAGCGATAGCAGCGTTACCCAATGGTCTGTGGCGGAAAATACCCCCCGCCAAATACAGACGATGGAGTGGCAGCCAGAAGGAATTACCCTGACCCCCGACGAACGTATGCTTGTCGTCAGCGGCTATGGCGGAGTCATCACCCTTGTGGATCGCGCCTCCTTTGAGGTACTTCACGAGATTGCGACAGGATCGATACGGGTGGGCATTGCCCGTGTAGTCACCCGCCAGATGGTCGATGAGGCGGGCAACCCAATCAACCGTGATTTTTTGATTGCCGCCCTTGACGAAGGGTTGATCAAGTTTTTTGAACTGGTTGTTGTCGGCGGCAGCGTCGATTCCCTGCTCATGAGCAACACGTTGGATGGGCATGTCGGGTCGATTTACGATATGGCGATTTCGCCCGATGCTCATTATGCACTCACGGCTGGCGAAGATGGCACGGTGCGTCTGTGGGATATTTCCGATCCTACGGTGTCTCTCCCTATTCGTGTTTACCGCGCTCATGCGGCGTCTGTCTACAGCGTTCAGTTTATTGATAGGGGGCAGGCATTCCTAAGCGCTGGCGAAGATACGGTGATCTATACATGGCGTCTTCAAGAGCCGAATAGCTCCCTTTTGTTGGGACACCAAGCGGCGGTTCTTGATGTTGCCTATTCTGTCGGGAACAATCTGGCGCTGACCACCGCCGCTGAGAAGGATGTGATTCGGGCAATTTTGTGGGATGTTGAAACATCCTCGGCACGGGGGGCGTTGCAAACCTATTCCTATCCAGACCTAAGCGCCGATGGAAACGCCGTTGCCGTGACGAGTTCTGGAAAGGGGAATCTGCCACACCTTCAGGTCTATGACACAACCACCTTAGAGGTGATTCATGATTTTTCATTGGCGGACGGCGCCGGGGGCGACATCTTTCCCTTTGAGGTCTATTTTGTCGGGGATGGGAAGTATGTCCTCCTCATTTTTGATGACGGCATCAGCCTGTGGGAAATTGCCACCGGAACGGAACGGCTGGTACTGCCTTTAGAGGGGTTCATTGGCGGTGATGCGCTGGCAATCTCTGCCGATGGCAGTCTCCTGGCGGTTGCCGTCTTTAATACGCTTTCCGTCTACCATCTGCCCGATGGCGACATTCTGGATACCTCGCTCTTTGAGCATGAGCAAAATATCACCAGCCTTGCCTTCAGCGCCGATGGTGAAACGCTCTTTTATGCCTTGACCGATGGGACGCTTTACCTAACCACCCCGCGCCAGCTAGGGCGGGCGCGGCGGATTGAGGTTCGGCAGGGGGGGATAACCCAGATTGCCGCCTCGCCCGACGGGGCATACCTCTATGCCCTTAGTGACCGGACGCGAGTCATTCAAGTTGACCTGAAAAACAATGTAGGGACAATCATCCGTCGCTTTGATGTGGCGGGTGGTTTAGAAATGTTTGCCCTTGCTGCCGATGGATCACGGTTGATTATGGGGGGTAGGGAGCGCCTGACCCGCTTTGCCTATACCGACGGAACGCGCACGACGGGGGCAATTTGTGAGCGCCTGATTGCGCTCGGTTACCAAGACTTACTGCCAAAGGAGCGCGAGGAGTTTAACCTTCAAACCGCCCCGCCAACCTGTACAGGGTTTCGCCCGATGGGCAGCCCACCACCGGGCGGCGGCAGCCCTCCACCGGGCGGCGGCAGCCCTCCACCGGGCGGCGGCAACCCTCCACCGGGCGGCGGCAACCCTCCACCGGGCGGCGGCAGCCCTCCACCGGGCGGCGGCAATCCGCCACCGGGCGTGCCGCCAGCGATCACCCGCACACCGGGCGGGTAA
- a CDS encoding glycosyltransferase family 1 protein has protein sequence MASIWFLSAPLAGHADWGGMLKTAQSLQRRGHDVLWVSQPALEELIAESGIPFAAIAETGWHFPPPLPDSAGMSPAEGMFLRYRRALDTWLNEALIPAAVEAILALANERGTPATFVSDPFLTAAALAAEALNVPLIAAGWGAGQPLDEDRLYAVQRDLGAISRERIAALTAHLGLRGINFSGGAAPFMESPYLHLTYFSPSWYQGDPPFLPQTEHVGGIVTAPRSPAPEWLSALPPDAPLALITLGSVFTGDLGFFAWSAQAAARLGMIPLVVIGRLPITAEDKAKLKAALPPGTRLLRWVDYDQVFPRLQVIIHHGGMGTTHRAVIQGLPQVVVPHAADQRGQARRIAQAKVGLNLSAHDVRRGQLLPAIRAVTTDRKVAENARALAAEFASLGGVDRAAERIEMVIKDAGG, from the coding sequence ATGGCGTCTATCTGGTTTCTGAGCGCCCCCTTAGCGGGGCATGCCGATTGGGGCGGGATGCTCAAAACGGCGCAGAGCCTCCAACGGCGCGGTCACGATGTGCTGTGGGTTTCCCAACCCGCCCTTGAAGAGTTGATCGCCGAGTCAGGCATCCCCTTTGCCGCCATTGCCGAGACGGGGTGGCACTTTCCGCCCCCACTCCCCGACAGCGCGGGGATGTCTCCCGCCGAAGGAATGTTTTTACGCTACCGTCGGGCGCTGGATACATGGCTGAACGAGGCGCTGATTCCTGCGGCAGTGGAGGCAATCCTCGCCCTTGCCAACGAGCGCGGCACGCCCGCCACCTTCGTCAGCGATCCCTTCCTCACCGCCGCCGCCCTCGCCGCTGAAGCACTCAATGTCCCCCTTATTGCTGCCGGATGGGGGGCAGGTCAGCCGCTTGATGAGGATCGTCTGTACGCTGTCCAGCGCGACTTAGGGGCGATCAGCCGCGAACGGATCGCTGCTCTGACGGCACATTTGGGGCTGCGCGGGATCAATTTCTCTGGGGGGGCAGCACCCTTTATGGAAAGCCCATACCTCCATCTCACCTATTTCAGCCCCTCGTGGTATCAGGGTGACCCCCCCTTCCTACCCCAAACCGAGCATGTGGGGGGAATCGTCACCGCGCCGCGCTCCCCCGCGCCGGAGTGGTTGAGCGCTCTCCCGCCTGACGCGCCGTTGGCGCTCATCACCTTGGGGAGCGTCTTTACTGGTGATTTAGGCTTTTTTGCATGGTCGGCGCAAGCGGCGGCAAGGCTAGGGATGATTCCCCTCGTGGTGATCGGACGGCTGCCGATCACCGCCGAGGACAAGGCAAAGCTGAAGGCGGCACTTCCCCCCGGCACACGCCTCTTGAGGTGGGTGGACTATGATCAGGTTTTCCCCCGTTTGCAGGTGATCATTCATCACGGGGGGATGGGGACGACGCACCGCGCCGTGATTCAGGGACTGCCCCAGGTGGTTGTCCCCCATGCGGCGGATCAACGCGGGCAAGCGCGGCGCATTGCCCAAGCGAAGGTCGGCTTGAACCTCTCTGCCCATGATGTCCGGCGTGGACAGCTTCTCCCCGCCATTCGTGCGGTGACGACAGATAGGAAGGTGGCAGAGAACGCCCGCGCCCTCGCCGCCGAATTCGCCTCATTGGGTGGGGTGGATCGTGCTGCGGAGCGGATTGAGATGGTCATTAAGGATGCGGGGGGGTAA
- a CDS encoding (2Fe-2S) ferredoxin domain-containing protein — MTVYSRHLFICTGTFCDPDGKAAELYAKLPGLLGDLAHYTNPLRVKRGITPCLGVCTAGPLLVVYPEGIWYHHVDEALLKRIINEHLREGKPVQEAIFYRLASVTPPHP; from the coding sequence ATGACGGTGTACAGCCGCCACCTGTTTATCTGTACCGGCACATTCTGCGACCCTGACGGGAAGGCGGCGGAACTCTACGCCAAACTGCCCGGACTGCTTGGCGATCTTGCCCATTACACAAACCCGCTGCGCGTCAAACGGGGCATCACGCCGTGTTTGGGGGTTTGCACGGCGGGTCCGCTGCTGGTTGTCTACCCAGAGGGGATTTGGTATCACCATGTCGATGAGGCGCTGCTGAAGCGCATCATCAACGAACATCTACGTGAGGGAAAGCCGGTTCAAGAGGCAATTTTTTACCGGTTGGCAAGCGTTACCCCCCCGCATCCTTAA
- a CDS encoding phosphoglucosamine mutase, with protein MTTHLQFGTDGIRGVAGEFPLDPTTVFAIGRALGVWLKTTAQPNKADLGTVILGRDPRISSDFLAHTLALGLLAEGITVVDRRVISTPGIAYLTVAEHHALGIMITASHNPAEQNGIKVFGADGYKLNDEAEQAIIRLVDGQHTPLSAFPGRLTYHHMDTDAYERDLLKACAGIGLENLTIILDMANGAGFFLAPGAFWRAGASVFTINADPDGFNINVEAGSEYVRRDRTDLLTMIHKRHADMGFAFDGDADRLVCVTPDGMLVDGDHLLGILAVDLKNAGLLTGETVVATEMSNSGLEDFLRREGITLLRTKVGDRYVMEAMRKGGYTLGGEQAGHIILRENNLTAGDGIYTALRLAALCARRKRTDGASLASLAAAIPRYPQVIASAHLDRRLDLTALPGLEGKKRETLEMFGGGRVNLRFSGTEPNVLRAMVEGGAHTPLEDVVRRALLLCQMVAEAAHTESPLIDIVDCVTGAPVRVKG; from the coding sequence ATGACAACACACCTTCAGTTTGGCACAGATGGTATTCGCGGCGTGGCGGGGGAATTTCCCCTTGATCCCACCACCGTATTCGCTATTGGGCGGGCGCTTGGGGTGTGGCTGAAAACCACCGCACAGCCCAATAAGGCAGACCTCGGCACGGTGATCCTCGGACGTGATCCGCGCATCAGCAGCGACTTCCTCGCCCATACGCTGGCGCTAGGGCTGCTGGCGGAGGGAATCACCGTTGTAGATCGCCGCGTGATCAGCACACCGGGGATTGCCTACCTCACCGTTGCCGAACACCACGCGCTAGGAATCATGATCACTGCCAGCCATAACCCCGCCGAACAGAACGGAATCAAAGTCTTTGGCGCGGATGGCTACAAACTGAACGATGAGGCTGAACAGGCGATCATCCGCCTTGTGGATGGGCAGCACACCCCGCTCAGCGCCTTCCCCGGACGGCTCACCTACCACCACATGGATACCGACGCTTACGAGCGCGATCTGCTCAAGGCGTGCGCTGGAATCGGCTTGGAGAACCTGACCATCATTTTGGACATGGCCAATGGAGCGGGCTTCTTCCTTGCGCCGGGGGCGTTCTGGCGGGCGGGGGCTTCTGTATTTACCATCAATGCCGACCCCGATGGCTTCAATATCAACGTCGAGGCGGGCAGCGAATATGTCCGCCGAGATCGGACTGACCTTCTGACGATGATCCACAAACGCCACGCTGATATGGGCTTTGCTTTTGATGGTGATGCGGATCGTCTCGTCTGTGTGACGCCCGATGGGATGCTGGTCGATGGGGATCACCTCTTAGGAATTCTCGCTGTGGACCTCAAAAACGCTGGACTGCTGACCGGTGAAACTGTCGTCGCTACGGAGATGAGCAACAGCGGCTTAGAGGACTTTCTGCGGCGGGAAGGGATCACCCTGCTGCGGACGAAAGTGGGGGATCGCTATGTCATGGAAGCAATGCGCAAGGGGGGGTATACCCTCGGCGGCGAACAAGCCGGACATATCATTCTTCGGGAAAATAACCTGACCGCCGGGGATGGCATTTATACGGCGCTGCGTCTGGCGGCGCTTTGCGCACGGCGCAAACGGACGGACGGCGCATCGTTGGCGAGTTTGGCGGCGGCGATCCCGCGTTACCCGCAAGTGATTGCCTCTGCCCATTTGGATCGTCGCCTCGATCTGACTGCCTTGCCCGGTTTGGAAGGCAAAAAGCGCGAAACCTTAGAGATGTTCGGCGGCGGGCGGGTGAACTTGCGCTTTAGCGGGACAGAACCGAATGTGCTGCGGGCGATGGTTGAAGGGGGAGCGCACACACCGCTTGAGGATGTTGTGCGGCGGGCGCTTTTGCTGTGTCAGATGGTTGCCGAGGCAGCGCATACCGAATCACCCCTGATCGATATTGTCGATTGTGTCACGGGTGCGCCGGTGCGCGTGAAGGGTTAA